In the Streptomyces formicae genome, one interval contains:
- a CDS encoding xylulokinase, with amino-acid sequence MGIVAGLDSSPDFTRIVVCDTDTGAVLKQGYAPHPLESSEGGGRPVDVDPQAWLLSLGEAAGGGLLEGVQAIGVSAQQNALVALDQHGNTVRPALVGNDRRAQVAAVDLVDGLGSREAWAQAVGCVPQAALPVTKLRWLARTEPEAAQRVAALMQAPDWLVWQLLGRPARRTTDRGGASGTGYWSAATGTYRPDLVELALGHQAMLPEVIGPAEAAGTTPEGLLISAGTGETMAAAFGLGVQQGDAVVSLGASGSVMAVHHEALADAGGMITSLADATGMHLPVVHTLNAVRVLRGTAEMLGTADLEELSALAMKSTPGAHGLVFLPYLEGEKTPNLPHAAGTLTGLRRESMKPEHLARAAFEGMLCGLGDALDVLRGRGVEVRRVFLLGAAAELPAVQAVAPMMFGTQVVVPQPADYAAIGAARQAAWALTGRLPLWQGAAAQVFEPGDELAVGQAVRQQYATVREQSHPGAFAPPAS; translated from the coding sequence ATGGGGATAGTCGCAGGGTTGGACAGTTCGCCCGATTTCACGCGCATCGTGGTCTGTGACACGGACACGGGCGCCGTACTCAAGCAGGGCTATGCCCCGCACCCGCTGGAGAGCTCGGAGGGTGGCGGCCGTCCTGTCGACGTCGATCCACAGGCCTGGCTGCTCTCCCTCGGCGAGGCCGCGGGCGGCGGGCTGCTCGAAGGCGTACAGGCGATCGGCGTCTCCGCGCAGCAGAACGCGCTCGTGGCGCTCGACCAGCACGGCAACACCGTGCGGCCCGCGCTCGTCGGCAACGACCGGCGGGCGCAGGTCGCCGCCGTCGACCTGGTCGACGGGCTCGGCAGCCGCGAGGCCTGGGCGCAGGCCGTGGGCTGTGTCCCGCAGGCCGCGCTGCCCGTGACGAAGCTGCGCTGGCTGGCCAGGACCGAGCCGGAGGCGGCGCAGCGCGTGGCCGCCCTGATGCAGGCTCCCGACTGGCTCGTGTGGCAGCTGCTCGGCAGGCCCGCGCGGCGCACCACCGACCGAGGCGGGGCCTCCGGCACCGGCTACTGGTCGGCGGCGACCGGCACGTACCGCCCCGATCTCGTCGAACTGGCCCTGGGGCACCAGGCGATGCTGCCCGAGGTGATCGGTCCTGCCGAGGCCGCGGGGACCACTCCCGAGGGGCTGCTGATATCGGCGGGCACCGGCGAGACGATGGCGGCGGCCTTCGGGCTCGGGGTGCAGCAGGGCGACGCCGTGGTGTCGCTCGGGGCCTCGGGGTCCGTGATGGCCGTGCACCACGAGGCGCTCGCCGACGCGGGCGGGATGATCACCTCGCTCGCGGACGCCACCGGCATGCACCTGCCGGTGGTCCACACGCTCAACGCCGTGCGGGTGCTGCGCGGAACGGCCGAGATGCTCGGGACCGCGGACCTGGAGGAGCTCTCCGCGCTCGCGATGAAGTCGACACCCGGCGCGCACGGCCTCGTCTTCCTCCCCTACCTGGAGGGCGAGAAGACGCCGAACCTGCCGCACGCCGCGGGCACGCTGACCGGGCTTCGGCGCGAGTCGATGAAGCCCGAGCACCTGGCGCGGGCCGCCTTCGAGGGGATGCTCTGCGGGCTCGGCGACGCGCTCGACGTGCTGCGCGGGCGCGGGGTCGAGGTCCGGCGGGTGTTCCTGCTCGGGGCCGCCGCCGAACTGCCCGCCGTGCAGGCCGTGGCGCCGATGATGTTCGGGACCCAGGTCGTGGTGCCGCAGCCCGCCGACTACGCGGCGATCGGCGCCGCGCGGCAGGCCGCGTGGGCGCTGACCGGCCGGTTGCCGCTCTGGCAGGGGGCGGCCGCCCAGGTCTTCGAGCCGGGCGATGAGCTCGCGGTGGGACAGGCGGTGCGGCAGCAGTACGCGACGGTGCGGGAGCAGTCGCACCCCGGG